A window of Cohnella herbarum contains these coding sequences:
- a CDS encoding stalk domain-containing protein gives MKKSILSLALATLLGSGLSSVAAAETQETYENSTIKDYDPYSIVKKDGTYWVWGRDHAVPTQLPALTEVEQMYPGGFFTKKDHTVWMWEKESYFSVKAKVYPVTRLSNLIGVFANYHGDMLALDSNGTVYRIPKEDNKPQLDQIAPLIGIENVVDINPYYENYENIEKRGEWRWTFLKSDGTVWKDSNSLTSFDPIQSLEHVVSLDYNLALKSDGTVWTWPTILTDEESSTGQWIPTQVMGLENISKINGRLAIDSESRLWFWGSTITGFSDGTMTHEVGAPMLLTSINNVKEAYLVERSLIVRTKDDKVYEASIERERMPTDPEFKHIASDVSEIKAGNRFIIMRKKNGTLWGWGVNKNHDLGYGDNEFMHSVPVPVQKPISISLNGEQVVMNNGVVVRNEQVFVPLRSIFEKLGATIKWDNTDKIVTITREAEGDKPAITILVNYREGMTEINGIKSVNNPFNNVGGTSYLPLRLISESLGAKVHWIQKEDKISITMN, from the coding sequence TTGAAAAAGTCGATATTAAGTTTAGCGCTGGCAACCCTATTGGGTTCAGGTTTGTCTTCCGTGGCGGCGGCCGAAACGCAGGAAACGTATGAGAACTCCACGATCAAAGATTATGATCCTTACTCCATAGTAAAGAAAGACGGTACGTATTGGGTATGGGGCCGGGATCATGCGGTGCCGACTCAGCTTCCGGCGCTGACGGAGGTGGAGCAAATGTATCCGGGAGGATTTTTCACTAAGAAGGATCATACGGTGTGGATGTGGGAAAAGGAGTCTTATTTCTCGGTCAAAGCGAAGGTTTACCCGGTCACGCGACTAAGCAATCTGATCGGGGTCTTTGCCAACTACCACGGAGATATGCTGGCTTTAGATAGTAATGGAACGGTATACCGGATTCCTAAAGAGGACAACAAACCGCAGCTTGATCAGATCGCGCCGTTGATCGGAATCGAAAATGTGGTCGACATCAATCCCTATTACGAGAATTACGAAAACATCGAGAAGCGCGGGGAGTGGAGATGGACGTTTCTAAAAAGCGACGGAACGGTATGGAAGGACTCCAACTCCTTAACTTCGTTCGACCCGATCCAGTCTCTTGAGCATGTCGTCTCCTTGGATTACAACTTGGCCTTGAAATCGGACGGCACGGTATGGACATGGCCGACGATTCTTACGGACGAGGAAAGCTCTACCGGTCAATGGATCCCGACTCAAGTCATGGGCCTAGAGAATATTAGCAAGATCAATGGGCGATTGGCAATCGATTCCGAGTCCCGATTATGGTTCTGGGGTTCGACGATTACCGGTTTCTCGGATGGGACGATGACGCATGAGGTTGGAGCGCCGATGCTGCTGACGAGCATTAACAACGTTAAGGAAGCTTATCTCGTCGAGAGATCGCTAATCGTAAGGACGAAAGACGACAAAGTGTACGAAGCCTCGATCGAACGCGAGCGGATGCCGACGGATCCGGAATTCAAGCATATAGCTTCCGATGTATCGGAGATCAAAGCGGGAAATAGATTTATCATCATGAGGAAAAAGAACGGAACGCTGTGGGGCTGGGGCGTGAATAAGAATCATGACTTAGGCTATGGAGACAATGAATTCATGCATAGTGTTCCGGTGCCGGTACAGAAGCCGATCTCCATCAGCCTGAATGGAGAGCAGGTAGTCATGAATAATGGAGTCGTCGTCCGTAACGAGCAGGTCTTCGTGCCATTGCGATCGATCTTCGAGAAGCTAGGCGCAACCATCAAGTGGGACAACACGGACAAAATCGTCACGATCACCCGGGAAGCGGAGGGGGATAAGCCCGCCATCACGATTCTCGTCAACTACCGAGAGGGAATGACGGAGATTAACGGCATTAAATCCGTAAATAATCCGTTCAACAATGTAGGCGGTACATCGTACTTACCGCTGCGATTGATTAGCGAGTCGCTCGGCGCCAAGGTGCACTGGATTCAGAAGGAAGACAAAATCTCGATTACGATGAATTAA
- a CDS encoding Uma2 family endonuclease gives MKKKTFEEVMKESPVTYEIYANMVDDGNRYEISDGVLELTSPSPMFIHQYICHEMQVILNVSCRSEFIIVPSPIDVILSNTEVRQPDIVMIHRSRISIISKRGIKGAPDLVVEITSEHSRRRDKVQKRSIYAKYHVPEYWIVDPSNFTLEQYVLVGDRYELADVYAEDDTILSKTVPCSSFSMNEIVRNLPVTPEMLE, from the coding sequence ATGAAAAAGAAAACTTTCGAAGAGGTCATGAAAGAGTCTCCCGTTACTTACGAAATTTATGCCAATATGGTCGATGACGGCAATCGTTATGAAATCTCGGACGGCGTATTGGAGCTTACGAGTCCTTCTCCTATGTTTATCCATCAATACATCTGCCATGAAATGCAAGTTATTCTCAACGTAAGTTGCCGTAGCGAGTTTATTATCGTTCCATCGCCGATCGATGTCATCCTATCCAATACGGAAGTTCGGCAGCCTGACATCGTGATGATCCATCGCAGCAGAATATCCATCATTAGCAAACGGGGAATTAAAGGCGCACCCGATCTCGTCGTCGAAATTACGTCCGAGCATTCGCGCAGACGGGACAAAGTACAGAAACGCAGCATCTACGCCAAATACCATGTTCCCGAATACTGGATCGTAGACCCTTCCAACTTCACTTTAGAGCAATACGTGTTAGTTGGTGACAGGTATGAACTGGCCGATGTCTATGCCGAGGATGATACAATCCTCTCCAAGACGGTTCCCTGTTCCTCGTTCAGCATGAATGAAATTGTTCGAAACTTGCCTGTGACACCGGAGATGCTTGAATGA
- a CDS encoding transposase — translation MGEKRQRYSEEFKEQTVKYIQEQTKTLPQIGEDLNIPSGTLKQWMTKYRKFENEPLVDRETLHQKDKQLMEQERTIEDLKEEIAILKKAMHIFSKERN, via the coding sequence ATGGGTGAGAAGAGACAGCGTTACAGTGAAGAGTTTAAAGAACAGACTGTTAAATACATTCAGGAACAGACAAAGACATTGCCCCAGATCGGAGAAGATTTAAACATCCCAAGTGGTACGTTAAAACAGTGGATGACCAAGTACCGCAAGTTTGAGAATGAACCGCTTGTAGATCGTGAGACCCTTCACCAGAAAGATAAGCAACTGATGGAGCAAGAACGCACGATTGAGGATCTCAAGGAAGAAATCGCTATCCTAAAAAAGGCCATGCACATCTTCAGCAAAGAAAGGAACTAA
- a CDS encoding fumarylacetoacetate hydrolase family protein: MKLVTFIKDGQQALGFKLDSGIVDAAKAGLPWDVMDVIEGGADKVAELERAIGGLDLSSESGLLLDEASLEWGPCVTKPNKIICVGLNYRKHAEETNAPIPEYPILFNKFNNTLTGHLKSVAVPKVTEKLDYEAELVVVIGKKTKDVAKEKALEHVFGYACVNDLSARDLQLRTQQWLLGKTCDDFSPLGPYLVTADEVGNPNNLAMKTTVNGEVRQHSNTSDMIFYVDEIVSYISRHMTLVPGDIILTGTPEGVVLGLPPEQQVYLKPGDEVTIEIEKLGSLTNRFVAE, from the coding sequence ATGAAATTGGTAACTTTTATTAAGGATGGACAACAAGCGCTCGGATTTAAATTGGACTCTGGTATCGTGGACGCGGCGAAAGCAGGACTGCCTTGGGACGTCATGGACGTGATCGAGGGCGGAGCGGACAAAGTCGCGGAGCTGGAGCGCGCGATCGGCGGATTGGATTTGTCGTCGGAATCCGGCCTGCTGCTGGACGAAGCGTCTCTCGAATGGGGACCTTGCGTAACGAAACCGAACAAGATCATCTGCGTCGGCCTTAACTATCGGAAGCATGCGGAAGAGACGAACGCTCCGATTCCGGAATATCCGATCCTGTTCAATAAATTCAACAATACGCTCACGGGACACTTGAAGTCCGTTGCCGTACCTAAGGTGACGGAGAAGCTTGACTATGAAGCCGAGCTTGTCGTCGTTATCGGCAAGAAGACGAAGGACGTCGCCAAGGAGAAGGCATTAGAGCACGTATTCGGATATGCGTGCGTGAACGACTTGTCGGCGCGCGATCTCCAGCTCCGCACCCAGCAATGGCTGCTAGGCAAAACCTGCGACGACTTCAGCCCGTTAGGTCCGTACCTCGTGACCGCGGACGAAGTTGGCAATCCGAACAATCTCGCGATGAAGACGACGGTGAACGGGGAAGTGCGCCAGCACTCCAATACGTCGGATATGATTTTCTACGTCGACGAGATCGTGAGCTATATCTCCCGGCACATGACGCTCGTACCGGGCGACATCATCCTGACGGGAACGCCGGAAGGCGTCGTGTTAGGATTGCCTCCGGAGCAACAAGTGTACTTGAAGCCAGGCGACGAAGTGACGATCGAGATCGAGAAGCTGGGTTCGCTTACGAACCGATTTGTTGCTGAATAA
- a CDS encoding alpha/beta hydrolase: MRVDRIRLWDHCEHANLHAYLLDNPATFNVDRKRPAVIVCPGGAYLVTSEREEEQVALRFAAQGYHAFVLRYTTRFRRDEFDISNLPESPQGNEEPILPQPLYDLAKGMLIIRENAQEWHVDPDKIAICGFSAGGHLAASLGVHWHDEMLQEKFGTDSELFQPNALILGYAPTDFTIQDGGNAPSDSYNNLRDLAHRAMFGTAEPILEQLERHSPVNYVSSRTPPTFIWHTADDQIVDVRHALAFSSALAQHGVSFELYVFESGLHGLSLCDESTASNEAQINPDCGVWVELAMRWLRRRFGR, from the coding sequence TTGCGAGTAGATCGAATACGGCTATGGGATCATTGCGAACATGCGAACCTGCACGCTTATCTGCTGGATAATCCCGCAACGTTCAATGTAGATCGGAAACGTCCCGCCGTCATCGTATGTCCCGGCGGCGCGTATCTCGTGACCTCCGAACGCGAGGAAGAACAAGTTGCCCTGCGTTTTGCCGCTCAGGGGTATCATGCTTTCGTCCTTCGCTATACGACGCGCTTCCGTAGGGATGAATTCGATATATCCAACTTGCCGGAATCGCCGCAAGGAAACGAGGAACCGATCTTGCCTCAGCCGTTGTACGATTTGGCTAAAGGAATGCTGATCATAAGGGAAAACGCGCAAGAATGGCATGTCGACCCCGATAAAATCGCCATATGCGGTTTTTCGGCAGGCGGTCATTTGGCTGCAAGTCTCGGCGTGCATTGGCATGATGAGATGTTGCAAGAGAAGTTCGGCACGGACAGCGAGCTATTCCAACCCAATGCCTTGATCCTCGGATATGCCCCGACGGATTTTACGATACAAGACGGAGGGAATGCGCCAAGCGATTCTTACAACAACCTGAGGGATCTTGCTCATCGCGCGATGTTTGGAACGGCGGAGCCCATCTTGGAGCAATTGGAACGGCATAGCCCGGTGAATTACGTTTCGTCCCGTACTCCGCCGACCTTCATTTGGCATACGGCCGACGATCAAATCGTGGACGTCAGGCATGCGCTCGCGTTTTCGTCCGCCTTGGCACAACATGGGGTTTCTTTCGAATTATATGTTTTCGAGAGCGGATTGCATGGATTGTCTTTATGCGACGAATCGACGGCAAGCAATGAAGCGCAAATTAATCCGGATTGCGGAGTATGGGTAGAGTTAGCCATGAGATGGCTGAGAAGGCGATTCGGAAGGTAA